The following proteins are co-located in the Microbacterium immunditiarum genome:
- a CDS encoding branched-chain amino acid ABC transporter permease encodes MLAEIISGLSIGSVYVLLALGFTLTLGVGDMVNLAHGATVVAGMYVVYTLVAALGLNAYVGVVLAGVVCALLSAVVYVVAIVPSRSAGGGHNLQVVYTLVLSSLLVIIFQLVWGGQLVGLPFRQTEPWRILGVPVDPARGIAFFVAVALSAVFMVWLRYSLSGRLMRMTGRYTEGAYAIGVPVQWVFVAVFCLGGAMAGVAGGLLMTIQPVSPTLGFGFLIVALIVSIAARLSMFGVVLVGFFYGIAQAVLNSLIDPSLTSVVIFVAFLAILSIERVVSTTSNRARRA; translated from the coding sequence ATGCTCGCGGAGATCATCTCGGGCCTGTCCATCGGATCGGTCTACGTACTGCTCGCGCTCGGATTCACGCTGACGCTCGGCGTGGGTGACATGGTCAACCTCGCCCACGGCGCAACCGTCGTCGCGGGAATGTACGTCGTGTACACGCTCGTTGCGGCGCTCGGCCTCAACGCATACGTCGGCGTCGTCCTCGCAGGGGTCGTGTGCGCGCTGCTGTCGGCGGTCGTGTACGTCGTCGCGATCGTGCCGTCGCGCAGCGCGGGCGGCGGGCACAACCTCCAGGTCGTGTACACGCTGGTGCTCTCGAGTCTGCTCGTGATCATCTTCCAGCTGGTGTGGGGCGGTCAGCTCGTTGGGCTGCCCTTCCGGCAGACGGAGCCATGGCGCATCCTCGGAGTGCCCGTGGACCCGGCCCGCGGGATCGCGTTCTTCGTGGCGGTCGCCCTGAGCGCCGTGTTCATGGTGTGGCTGCGCTACTCCCTCAGCGGGCGGCTCATGCGGATGACGGGCCGGTACACCGAAGGCGCTTACGCGATCGGGGTTCCCGTGCAGTGGGTCTTCGTCGCGGTCTTCTGCCTCGGGGGCGCGATGGCGGGCGTCGCGGGCGGCCTGCTCATGACGATCCAGCCGGTCTCACCGACGCTCGGGTTCGGTTTCCTCATCGTTGCCCTCATCGTCTCGATCGCGGCTCGCCTGTCGATGTTCGGGGTCGTTCTCGTGGGCTTCTTCTACGGCATCGCGCAGGCGGTGCTCAACAGCCTCATCGACCCGAGCCTCACGAGCGTCGTCATCTTCGTCGCCTTCCTCGCGATCCTCTCGATCGAGCGGGTCGTCTCCACGACGTCGAACAGGGCCCGTCGCGCATGA